One window from the genome of Epinephelus fuscoguttatus linkage group LG3, E.fuscoguttatus.final_Chr_v1 encodes:
- the LOC125885501 gene encoding contactin-1-like isoform X8, with protein MLLAEAGCVFMAFILYISGVQGQENSICALKGSSVDLPCSAERPTSGNKWYTVERGDHRYIQKEVSLDGNRVSHKTEDSHPTLTINDLRASDANFYCCRETPNNTESCWRHNTELHVADLQVKVIPTTEGQTVTLICNTSCPLTENPAVYIWYKNREFLYQDWSPWYHQLVSSEEAVTYSCAIKGYEHLRAPEVSVDSVTSTCFTVTYAEGRMCSDRQTPCSITYPREVQVQGNSTTLTCTTSCPVTDPKPAYRWYQNRQILSVSQQLTVIGSAESISCAVNGLEDLLSAEVCFENSNCFSVNYVRRRICALQGSSVNITSEYTHPHNQQPTSKSWFKINKNGKEKPVELAEAAPHVKFDDNMKNQHILRINNLEKDDSAEYTFRLKRPNGGWKESDFSGVTLVVTGLRVRVHPAEVTEGQNVTLSCITSCPLPHNTTYIWYLNSRPLTEPRKHNKTLILHSVSSQHAGSYSCAVEGGITSGEKTLTVQNVTQKQTPAAAAAAATVTRVCIVLLVTILLVVIFLWIRKKRISGQSPETQAMDNTEQLNPGHEYENMSARPTEQEELHCSRVHFSMTQPETLDLPIQPHQPEQQVHVAHATVNFSSNTASE; from the exons ATGTTGTTGGCAGAAGCTGGATGTGTGTTTATGGCTTTTATCCTGTACATCTCAG GGGTTCAGGGACAAGAAAACAGCATCTGTGCCTTAAAAGGTTCATCAGTGGATCTGCCCTGCTCAGCTGAACGCCCCACTTCAGGAAATAAATGGTACACTGTCGAGAGGGGAGACCACAGGTATATTCAGAAAGAGGTCTCTCTGGATGGAAATCGTGTATCACACAAGACTGAAGATAGTCATCCAACTCTGACGATCAATGATCTGAGAGCAAGTGATGCAAACTTTTACTGCTGCAGAGAGACGCCTAACAACACAGAAAGCTGCTGGCGCCACAACACTGAGCTCCATGTTGCAG ACCTGCAGGTGAAGGTGATTCCCaccacagagggacagacagtcACACTGATATGCAACACCAGCTGTCCTCTGACTGAAAACCCTGCAGTCTACATCTGGTACAAGAACAGAGAGTTCCTCTATCAGGACTGGTCTCCCTGGTACCACCAGCTGGTCAGCAGTGAGGAAGCAGTCACATACTCCTGTGCTATCAAAGGCTACGAGCATCTCAGAGCTCCTGAAGTCTCAGTGG ATTCTGTCACATCGACCTGCTTTACTGTGACCTATGCTGAAGGGAGGATGTGTTCTGATAGGCAGACACCCTGCTCCATCACATATCCCAGAG AAGTACAAGTTCAAGGGAATTCTACAACACTGACCTGTACCACCAGCTGTCCTGTGACTGACCCTAAACCTGCCTATAGGTGGTACCAGAACAGACAAATACTCTCTGTAAGTCAACAGTTAACAGTTATTGGCTCTGCTGAAAGCATCTCCTGTGCTGTAAACGGCCTCGAGGATCTGCTGTCTGCTGAAGTCT GTTTTGAGAACAGTAACTGCTTCAGTGTGAATTACGTCAGAAGGAGAATCTGTGCTCTGCAAGGCTCTTCAGTGAACATTACAAGTGAATACACGCATCCCCACAACCAGCAGCCAACTTCTAAATCatggtttaaaataaataaaaatgggaAGGAAAAACCTGTAGAGCTGGCTGAGGCTGCACCTCATGTGAAGTTTGATGACAACATGAAGAATCAGCACATCCTGAGAATCAATAACCTGGAGAAGGATGACTCAGCAGAATACACATTCAGACTCAAACGACCTAATGGAGGATGGAAAGAGTCTGACTTTTCTGGAGTAACGCTGGTTGTCACAG GCCTGAGAGTGAGGGTGCATCCTGCAGAGGTGACAGAGGGCCAAAATGTCACTCTGAGCTGCATTACCAGCTGTCCTCTGCCTCACAACACAACCTACATCTGGTACCTGAACAGTCGACCTTTGACCGAGCCAAGAAAGCACAACAAGACACTGATACTACATTCAGTCAGCAGTCAGCATGCAGGAAGCTACTCCTGTGCTGTTGAAGGTGGCATTACATCTGGTGAAAAAACTCTCACTGTCCAAAATgttacacagaaacaaacaccagcagcagcagcagcagcagcaaccgtCACACGAGTCTGTATTGTTCTCCTGGTTACCATACTTCTTGTTGTTATCTTCCTTTGGATTAG AAAGAAGAGGATTTCAGGTCAGTCTCCTGAAACTCAAGCAATGGACAACACAGAGCAG CTAAACCCTGGTCATGAGTATGAAAACATGTCAGCTCGACCAACAGAGCAGGAAGAGCTTCACTGCAGCAGAGTCCACTTCTCTATGACCCAGCCAGAAACTCTTGACCTCCCCATCCAACCACATCAGCCCGAACAACAGGTGCATGTTGCTCATGCTACTGTCAACTTCAGTTCCAACACGGCCTCTGAGTGA
- the LOC125885501 gene encoding contactin-1-like isoform X10, whose product MLLAEAGCVFMAFILYISGVQGQENSICALKGSSVDLPCSAERPTSGNKWYTVERGDHRYIQKEVSLDGNRVSHKTEDSHPTLTINDLRASDANFYCCRETPNNTESCWRHNTELHVADLQVKVIPTTEGQTVTLICNTSCPLTENPAVYIWYKNREFLYQDWSPWYHQLVSSEEAVTYSCAIKGYEHLRAPEVSVDSVTSTCFTVTYAEGRMCSDRQTPCSITYPREVQVQGNSTTLTCTTSCPVTDPKPAYRWYQNRQILSVSQQLTVIGSAESISCAVNGLEDLLSAEVCFENSNCFSVNYVRRRICALQGSSVNITSEYTHPHNQQPTSKSWFKINKNGKEKPVELAEAAPHVKFDDNMKNQHILRINNLEKDDSAEYTFRLKRPNGGWKESDFSGVTLVVTGLRVRVHPAEVTEGQNVTLSCITSCPLPHNTTYIWYLNSRPLTEPRKHNKTLILHSVSSQHAGSYSCAVEGGITSGEKTLTVQNVTQKQTPAAAAAAATVTRVCIVLLVTILLVVIFLWIRKKRISGQSPETQAMDNTEQLNRGHVYEDISTQPAEQDEFHYSIVQFSKTQPETLYCTVQPHQPKQQ is encoded by the exons ATGTTGTTGGCAGAAGCTGGATGTGTGTTTATGGCTTTTATCCTGTACATCTCAG GGGTTCAGGGACAAGAAAACAGCATCTGTGCCTTAAAAGGTTCATCAGTGGATCTGCCCTGCTCAGCTGAACGCCCCACTTCAGGAAATAAATGGTACACTGTCGAGAGGGGAGACCACAGGTATATTCAGAAAGAGGTCTCTCTGGATGGAAATCGTGTATCACACAAGACTGAAGATAGTCATCCAACTCTGACGATCAATGATCTGAGAGCAAGTGATGCAAACTTTTACTGCTGCAGAGAGACGCCTAACAACACAGAAAGCTGCTGGCGCCACAACACTGAGCTCCATGTTGCAG ACCTGCAGGTGAAGGTGATTCCCaccacagagggacagacagtcACACTGATATGCAACACCAGCTGTCCTCTGACTGAAAACCCTGCAGTCTACATCTGGTACAAGAACAGAGAGTTCCTCTATCAGGACTGGTCTCCCTGGTACCACCAGCTGGTCAGCAGTGAGGAAGCAGTCACATACTCCTGTGCTATCAAAGGCTACGAGCATCTCAGAGCTCCTGAAGTCTCAGTGG ATTCTGTCACATCGACCTGCTTTACTGTGACCTATGCTGAAGGGAGGATGTGTTCTGATAGGCAGACACCCTGCTCCATCACATATCCCAGAG AAGTACAAGTTCAAGGGAATTCTACAACACTGACCTGTACCACCAGCTGTCCTGTGACTGACCCTAAACCTGCCTATAGGTGGTACCAGAACAGACAAATACTCTCTGTAAGTCAACAGTTAACAGTTATTGGCTCTGCTGAAAGCATCTCCTGTGCTGTAAACGGCCTCGAGGATCTGCTGTCTGCTGAAGTCT GTTTTGAGAACAGTAACTGCTTCAGTGTGAATTACGTCAGAAGGAGAATCTGTGCTCTGCAAGGCTCTTCAGTGAACATTACAAGTGAATACACGCATCCCCACAACCAGCAGCCAACTTCTAAATCatggtttaaaataaataaaaatgggaAGGAAAAACCTGTAGAGCTGGCTGAGGCTGCACCTCATGTGAAGTTTGATGACAACATGAAGAATCAGCACATCCTGAGAATCAATAACCTGGAGAAGGATGACTCAGCAGAATACACATTCAGACTCAAACGACCTAATGGAGGATGGAAAGAGTCTGACTTTTCTGGAGTAACGCTGGTTGTCACAG GCCTGAGAGTGAGGGTGCATCCTGCAGAGGTGACAGAGGGCCAAAATGTCACTCTGAGCTGCATTACCAGCTGTCCTCTGCCTCACAACACAACCTACATCTGGTACCTGAACAGTCGACCTTTGACCGAGCCAAGAAAGCACAACAAGACACTGATACTACATTCAGTCAGCAGTCAGCATGCAGGAAGCTACTCCTGTGCTGTTGAAGGTGGCATTACATCTGGTGAAAAAACTCTCACTGTCCAAAATgttacacagaaacaaacaccagcagcagcagcagcagcagcaaccgtCACACGAGTCTGTATTGTTCTCCTGGTTACCATACTTCTTGTTGTTATCTTCCTTTGGATTAG AAAGAAGAGGATTTCAGGTCAGTCTCCTGAAACTCAAGCAATGGACAACACAGAGCAG
- the LOC125885503 gene encoding sialoadhesin-like, whose product MLSAEAGCVFVGFILYISGAQGRENSICALKGTSVYLNCSAKRGTSSNKWYTVRWNGSTYTQNELSADGYSVSYNMSEKRPTLKINDVRESDANKYCCRETADNPQLCWRNSTGLRVTDLQVKVIPTTEGQTVTLICSTSCPLTENPAAYIWYKNREFLYQDWSPWYHQLVSSEEAVTYSCAIKGYEHLRAPKVSVDSVTSTCFTVTYAGGRMCSDRQTPCSITYPREVKVQRNSTSATCTTSCPVTNSKPADRLNQKTKSHSESQQQRESSSAQSFYCAVKDLEDLLSEFCTEDNNCTSVNYVTRRICALPGSSVNITSLRVRVHPAEVTEGQNVTLSCITSCPLPRNTTYIWYLNSRPLTKPRKHNKTLILRSVSSRHAGNYSCAVEGGITSGEKTLTVQNVKGRRAAAAATGVCIVLLVTILLIVFLWIREKRTSGQSPETETMDNTEQRNLGHVYENISARPTEQEEFHYSRVHFSVTQPDTLYSTIQPHQPEQQEHVAYATVNCRPNMTPE is encoded by the exons TACACTGTGCGCTGGAATGGTTCCACATATACTCAGAATGAGCTCTCTGCAGATGGATATAGTGTATCATACAACATGTCTGAAAAAAGACCAACTTTAAAAATCAATgatgtgagagagagtgatgcAAACAAATACTGCTGCAGAGAGACGGCTGACAACCCACAACTCTGCTGGCGCAACAGCACTGGGCTCCGTGTTACAG ACCTGCAGGTGAAGGTGATTCCCaccacagagggacagacagtaACACTGATATGCAGCACCAGCTGTCCTCTGACTGAAAACCCTGCAGCCTACATCTGGTACAAGAACAGAGAGTTCCTCTATCAGGACTGGTCTCCCTGGTACCACCAGCTGGTCAGCAGTGAGGAAGCAGTCACATACTCCTGTGCTATCAAAGGCTACGAGCATCTCAGAGCTCCTAAAGTCTCAGTGG ATTCTGTCACATCGACCTGCTTTACTGTGACCTATGCTGGAGGGAGGATGTGTTCTGATAGGCAGACACCCTGCTCCATCACATATCCCAGAG AAGTAAAAGTTCAAAGGAATTCTACATCTGCAACCTGTACCACCAGCTGTCCTGTGACCAACTCTAAACCTGCCGATAGGTTGAACCAGAAGACAAAATCACACTCTGAGAGTCAACAGCAGAGAGAGTCCAGCTCTGCTCAAAGCTTCTACTGTGCTGTGAAAGACCTCGAGGATCTGCTGTCTGAATTCT GTACTGAAGATAATAACTGCACGAGTGTGAATTATGTCACAAGGAGAATCTGTGCTCTGCCAGGCTCTTCAGtgaacattacaa GCCTGAGAGTGAGGGTGCATCCTGCAGAGGTGACAGAGGGCCAAAATGTCACTCTGAGCTGCATTACCAGCTGTCCTCTGCCTCGCAACACAACCTACATCTGGTACCTGAACAGTCGACCCCTGACCAAGCCAAGAAAGCACAACAAGACACTGATACTCCGTTCAGTCAGCAGTCGGCATGCAGGAAACTACTCCTGTGCTGTTGAAGGTGGCATTACATCTGGTGAAAAAACTCTCACTGTCCAAAATGTTAAAGGGAgacgagcagcagcagccgccaCAGGAGTCTGTATTGTTCTCCTGGTTACCATACTTCTCATTGTCTTCCTCTGGATTAG AGAGAAGAGGACTTCAGGTCAGTCTCCTGAAACTGAAACAATGGACAACACAGAGCAG CGAAACCTTGGTCATGTGTATGAAAACATCTCAGCTCGACCAACAGAGCAGGAGGAATTTCACTACAGCAGAGTCCACTTCTCTGTGACCCAGCCAGATACCCTTTACTCCACCATCCAACCACATCAGCCCGAACAACAGGAGCACGTCGCTTATGCTACTGTCAACTGTAGACCTAACATGACCCCTGAGTGA